A genomic stretch from Edaphobacter aggregans includes:
- a CDS encoding FAD-binding oxidoreductase translates to MDITSLQSQFRGEILTPGSAGYDESRKIWNAMIDRRPSAIARCTGPEDVQAAVRFALDHDIYPAIRGGGHNVAGLAMVDDGLVIDLTPMKNIVVDPSNRTATAQTGLTWGEFDRETQQHGLATTGGLISTTGIAGLTLGGGVGWLMSRCGLVCDNTLSYDIVLATGDSIQATADDHADLFWALKGGGGNFGVVTSITYRMYPITTVISGMVLHPLAEARKVLEFYRDFVTSGLPDELTVYAASLSTPDGHPVIAFIPCWCGDDLAQGERVLDPLRKFGSPIADLINTMPYSAMQQMIDPGAPFGLRSYWKSRFLRELPDTAIDTFVQFAETRTSPRSFAILEHAHGAVSRVQPNATAFPTRSDGFDLVLISLWDNAEEDPRHIEWTRTFHSAMQPWSAGSVYVNSLDQDDAARVPEAYAQNYARLSAVKATYDPGNRFRRNQNIQPHTKASEK, encoded by the coding sequence CCGGATACGACGAGTCCCGTAAAATCTGGAACGCCATGATCGATCGCAGGCCATCCGCCATCGCGCGCTGCACCGGCCCTGAGGACGTCCAAGCCGCAGTCCGATTTGCTCTCGATCACGACATCTATCCCGCCATCCGCGGCGGCGGTCACAACGTCGCCGGCCTCGCAATGGTGGACGACGGGCTTGTCATCGACCTGACACCCATGAAGAACATCGTCGTCGACCCATCAAACCGCACAGCGACCGCACAAACGGGCCTCACGTGGGGAGAATTTGACCGCGAGACCCAGCAACATGGGCTTGCGACAACAGGCGGACTCATCTCGACCACAGGTATCGCCGGACTAACCCTCGGCGGCGGTGTCGGCTGGTTAATGAGCCGATGTGGCCTCGTCTGCGACAACACGCTCTCCTACGACATCGTCCTCGCAACCGGCGACTCGATCCAAGCAACCGCGGACGATCACGCCGACTTGTTCTGGGCCTTGAAAGGCGGCGGCGGCAACTTCGGCGTAGTAACCTCGATCACATACCGCATGTACCCGATCACCACCGTGATCTCGGGTATGGTGCTCCACCCTCTCGCCGAAGCCCGAAAAGTGCTCGAATTCTACCGGGATTTCGTAACGTCGGGACTCCCGGACGAACTCACCGTATACGCTGCGTCCTTGTCGACCCCCGACGGGCATCCTGTGATCGCGTTCATCCCCTGCTGGTGCGGAGACGATCTCGCCCAGGGAGAGCGTGTGCTCGACCCGCTTCGGAAATTCGGCTCTCCCATCGCCGACCTGATCAACACGATGCCCTATTCAGCCATGCAGCAGATGATCGACCCCGGCGCTCCATTCGGCCTCCGAAGCTACTGGAAAAGCCGCTTCCTCCGCGAGCTGCCCGACACAGCAATCGACACCTTCGTCCAGTTCGCCGAGACTCGCACCTCACCGCGCTCCTTCGCAATCCTGGAACACGCCCACGGAGCCGTCTCACGCGTCCAGCCCAATGCCACCGCGTTTCCAACCCGCAGCGACGGCTTCGACCTCGTCCTGATCAGCCTGTGGGACAACGCAGAAGAAGACCCACGCCATATCGAATGGACGCGTACCTTCCACTCCGCCATGCAACCCTGGTCGGCCGGCTCCGTCTACGTCAACAGTCTCGATCAGGATGACGCAGCACGCGTCCCAGAAGCCTACGCCCAGAATTACGCCAGGCTGTCCGCTGTTAAAGCTACCTACGATCCCGGCAATCGTTTCCGCCGCAACCAGAACATTCAACCGCACACCAAAGCTTCCGAAAAATAA
- a CDS encoding TlpA disulfide reductase family protein produces MFTVSDAGTGERVVCGGYDLGEGRMESRVDGRRARWMQYGFAVLGTVLLVFALAHQPRRSGGLTPVAARRHMPELVLEQLGGGSWRLAEHRGQVVLINYWASWCSPCWEETPGLIRLSQELGPKGLVVVGVAMDEGGRDKVKDFAEKFQVPYPVVFPAAMSQMVYGMEGLPTTILVDRNGKVAKTYVGVVRERDFRADVMALLAEM; encoded by the coding sequence GTGTTCACTGTATCCGATGCGGGGACTGGTGAGCGAGTGGTTTGCGGTGGGTATGATCTGGGAGAGGGTCGCATGGAGAGTCGAGTGGATGGGCGACGGGCTCGGTGGATGCAGTATGGCTTTGCAGTACTAGGGACGGTGCTGCTGGTGTTTGCGCTGGCGCATCAACCGCGGCGGTCGGGTGGGCTGACTCCGGTGGCTGCTCGGAGGCACATGCCGGAGTTGGTGCTGGAGCAACTTGGAGGAGGCTCGTGGCGGCTGGCGGAGCATCGTGGGCAGGTGGTGCTGATCAACTACTGGGCTAGCTGGTGTTCCCCTTGCTGGGAAGAGACTCCGGGGTTGATACGGCTGTCGCAGGAGCTGGGGCCGAAGGGGCTGGTGGTTGTTGGGGTTGCGATGGATGAGGGTGGAAGAGATAAGGTGAAGGACTTTGCGGAGAAGTTTCAGGTGCCTTATCCGGTGGTGTTTCCGGCGGCGATGTCGCAGATGGTTTATGGGATGGAGGGATTGCCGACTACGATTCTGGTGGATCGGAATGGGAAGGTGGCGAAGACTTATGTTGGGGTTGTGCGGGAGAGGGATTTTCGGGCGGATGTGATGGCTTTGCTGGCGGAGATGTGA
- a CDS encoding SDR family NAD(P)-dependent oxidoreductase, which yields MSKLANRVALVTGGSRGIGAAIAKRLASDGASVAITYAKDATAASAVVKAIELAGGKAVAIQADAADTKAVNDAVEKAVATLGRLDVLVNNAGTAIPKKFEETTLEEMDRMIDINLRGVFVTTQAALKHMNDGGRIINIGSCVGERLMTPGLVPYAATKGAVKMFTQGLSREVGNRGITVNNVQPGPIDTDLNPAAGDWATPQKAATALDRYGSVDEVAALVSFVAGPESSYITGANLTVDGGTNA from the coding sequence ATGTCTAAATTAGCTAATAGAGTGGCACTCGTTACCGGTGGTTCACGAGGTATTGGTGCAGCAATCGCAAAGCGTCTGGCCTCAGATGGAGCAAGCGTGGCCATCACGTATGCCAAGGATGCCACCGCAGCCTCCGCCGTCGTCAAAGCGATCGAACTCGCCGGCGGAAAAGCTGTCGCGATTCAGGCAGACGCCGCCGACACCAAGGCAGTCAATGACGCTGTCGAAAAAGCCGTTGCAACCCTCGGTCGGCTTGATGTGCTTGTGAACAACGCCGGCACGGCCATTCCGAAGAAGTTTGAGGAGACCACGCTTGAAGAGATGGATCGCATGATCGACATCAACCTTCGCGGCGTATTCGTCACGACCCAGGCGGCGCTCAAGCACATGAACGATGGCGGCCGCATCATCAATATCGGCTCGTGCGTAGGCGAGCGACTGATGACACCGGGGCTGGTGCCTTACGCGGCCACGAAAGGCGCCGTCAAGATGTTCACTCAAGGGCTGTCCAGAGAGGTCGGAAACCGGGGCATCACGGTCAACAACGTCCAGCCGGGTCCCATCGACACCGATCTGAATCCCGCTGCGGGCGATTGGGCCACGCCTCAAAAGGCCGCCACAGCGCTCGACCGCTACGGCAGCGTAGATGAGGTCGCCGCATTGGTGTCCTTCGTCGCCGGTCCGGAGTCCTCATACATTACCGGCGCGAATCTGACTGTCGATGGCGGAACGAACGCCTGA
- a CDS encoding zinc dependent phospholipase C family protein has translation MTQRTTLLKTLALLALLLITTTQGNPYSVQTHEEIIDLAWKNSIRPVILKHFPNLTDAQLNEAHAYAYGGSAIQDFGYYPFGNAFFSDLTHYVRSGDFVISLLRNAQTPDDLAFAIGSLSHYIGDNIGHSYAINHAVPIEFPKLSQRYGPIVNYAEGPHQHVQTEFAFDINQLSKERFAPSRYLKHVGLEVPRPLLRTAFYETYGLNLPDIIGSKETSIRVYRFAVRSFLPDIARAQTILHKNNFPQDTPSDDLTQLQAELLQIATEDNWQEYRHKPGVGSHLYAGFIYIVPKVGVLKMLDIRGPNVQTEDLYIHSINRSLKALRLVMANYDRIDHYISNRDLDTGVVVKPGGYPLTDKTYAKLLAELTRNPTRPIPIQLKHDIQDYYADPLAPITTKKDPKQWAAVQANLKTLDTMKTLGEMDPIPDEILDSE, from the coding sequence ATGACCCAACGCACCACCCTACTCAAAACCCTGGCGCTCCTCGCACTCCTCCTCATCACCACCACCCAGGGCAACCCCTACTCCGTCCAGACCCACGAAGAGATCATCGACCTCGCCTGGAAGAACTCCATACGCCCCGTCATCCTCAAGCACTTCCCCAACCTCACCGACGCACAGCTCAACGAAGCCCATGCCTACGCTTACGGCGGCTCCGCCATACAGGACTTCGGCTACTATCCCTTCGGCAACGCCTTTTTCTCCGATCTCACCCACTACGTCCGCTCCGGCGACTTCGTTATCAGCCTCCTCCGCAACGCGCAAACTCCCGACGACCTCGCCTTCGCCATCGGCTCCCTCTCCCACTACATTGGCGACAACATCGGCCACAGCTACGCCATCAACCACGCCGTCCCCATCGAATTCCCCAAGCTAAGCCAGCGATACGGCCCCATCGTCAACTACGCCGAAGGCCCACATCAGCACGTCCAAACCGAGTTCGCCTTCGACATCAACCAACTCAGCAAGGAACGCTTCGCCCCCTCCCGCTACCTCAAGCACGTCGGCCTCGAAGTCCCCCGCCCCCTGCTCCGCACCGCCTTCTACGAGACCTACGGCCTCAACCTGCCCGACATCATCGGCAGCAAAGAGACCTCCATCCGCGTCTACCGCTTCGCCGTCCGCAGCTTTCTTCCCGACATCGCCCGCGCCCAGACCATCCTCCACAAAAACAACTTCCCTCAAGACACCCCAAGCGACGATCTCACACAATTGCAGGCCGAACTCCTCCAGATAGCCACCGAAGACAACTGGCAAGAATACCGGCACAAACCAGGCGTCGGAAGTCATCTCTACGCCGGCTTCATCTACATCGTTCCCAAAGTAGGCGTCCTCAAGATGCTGGACATTCGTGGCCCCAACGTCCAGACCGAAGACCTCTACATACACAGCATCAATCGTTCTCTCAAAGCACTCCGCCTCGTCATGGCCAACTACGATCGCATCGACCACTACATCTCGAACCGAGACCTCGACACCGGCGTCGTCGTCAAGCCCGGCGGCTACCCCCTCACCGACAAAACCTACGCAAAACTGCTAGCTGAGCTAACACGGAACCCCACACGGCCCATCCCCATCCAGCTCAAACACGACATACAGGACTACTACGCCGATCCTCTCGCCCCCATCACCACCAAAAAAGATCCAAAGCAATGGGCAGCGGTCCAAGCGAACTTGAAGACCCTCGACACTATGAAAACCCTCGGAGAGATGGACCCCATTCCCGACGAGATTCTCGACTCAGAGTAA
- a CDS encoding PEGA domain-containing protein — translation MRRLLATSLVVFLALGDSAFGQKDKAPVVPAVAPVAAPVVSGPPPPNTLQDGTAIKLRLAENLTSATAKAGQQVSFEVLEEVDVEGVPVIAKGAQALATVTTAEAKKSMGRGGKLDVNIDSVRLIDGEKAALSATQNAKGGGHTGAMTAGMVGTAIVFFPAAPLLLFIHGKDITIPKGTEVTAFVSGDMKLDMAKFAPAAASSAAVASAASGLTIEASVPNCDIEVDGNFVGSTPSTLNLAPGKHEIVVKKTGYQDWTRSMMVGSGAIRLSAEMVTKESAPPAP, via the coding sequence ATGCGGCGTTTGCTTGCAACATCCCTTGTTGTGTTTCTTGCATTGGGCGATAGTGCTTTTGGACAAAAAGATAAGGCTCCGGTGGTTCCGGCAGTTGCTCCGGTTGCGGCTCCGGTGGTGAGTGGGCCACCTCCACCGAATACCTTGCAGGATGGGACAGCGATCAAGTTGCGGTTAGCGGAGAATCTGACTTCGGCGACGGCGAAGGCCGGGCAACAGGTCTCGTTTGAGGTGTTGGAAGAGGTTGATGTTGAAGGTGTGCCGGTGATCGCCAAGGGTGCGCAGGCGCTGGCAACAGTGACTACAGCCGAAGCTAAAAAGAGTATGGGCCGCGGCGGCAAGCTGGATGTGAATATCGACTCGGTGCGTTTGATCGACGGAGAGAAGGCTGCGCTGAGCGCCACGCAGAATGCGAAGGGTGGCGGACACACCGGGGCGATGACGGCCGGGATGGTAGGAACGGCGATAGTTTTCTTCCCTGCGGCCCCGCTTCTGTTATTCATTCACGGCAAGGACATCACGATTCCGAAGGGGACTGAGGTTACGGCGTTTGTGTCAGGAGACATGAAGCTTGATATGGCGAAGTTTGCACCGGCCGCTGCGAGTAGCGCCGCTGTTGCCAGCGCTGCATCTGGTCTCACGATTGAAGCGAGTGTGCCGAACTGCGATATCGAGGTGGACGGAAATTTTGTGGGGAGTACGCCTTCGACGTTGAACCTTGCTCCGGGCAAGCATGAGATTGTCGTGAAGAAGACTGGGTATCAGGACTGGACGCGGAGCATGATGGTGGGGAGTGGGGCGATTCGGCTTAGTGCGGAGATGGTGACGAAGGAGAGTGCTCCTCCTGCTCCTTAG
- a CDS encoding rhamnogalacturonan acetylesterase: MQHNTTRRRSTHTLLLSLAALYLPTAFAAHAQAPNPNLMKYSCGPANRLFATLSPTSRFTGTNSGFDLIDSPTISDGSCHSDKPFFFSVAIPEGNYHVVLTLGGPQASVTTVRAEGRRLMLEKIPTAPNASVTRTIEVNVRVPEIAGDPNHTVKLKAREQGILNWDHKLTLEFNGDNPSVRSISIAPFSKAVPEPTIYLAGDSTVVDQYYEPWAAWGQMLPRFFTPGVVIANHAESGETTRSFVSENRLAKIMSLIQPGDYLFIQFAHNDQKPNAVSLDDYKKLLADYIAQTRAKQATPVLVTSMNRRTFDADGKITNSLAAYPDAMREVAAAQHVALIDLNAMSKTLFEALGPEASMKAFMHYPANAYPNQTEAINDDTHFNSYGAYELARSVVHGIREANLPIAKFLTPDVPDFDPAHPDSLTDFHLPPTPILLKTDPTKIGQT, from the coding sequence ATGCAGCACAACACAACGCGTCGCCGGAGCACTCACACTCTCCTCCTAAGCCTAGCCGCGCTTTATTTACCCACAGCCTTCGCAGCCCACGCACAAGCACCCAATCCCAACCTGATGAAGTACAGCTGCGGCCCAGCCAACCGCCTCTTCGCGACCCTCTCCCCCACCTCGCGCTTCACCGGCACCAACTCCGGCTTCGACCTAATCGACTCCCCCACCATCTCCGACGGCTCCTGCCACAGCGACAAACCCTTCTTCTTCTCCGTCGCCATCCCCGAAGGCAACTACCACGTCGTCCTCACTCTCGGAGGCCCGCAAGCCTCCGTCACCACTGTCCGAGCCGAAGGCCGCCGCCTCATGCTCGAGAAGATCCCCACCGCCCCCAACGCCTCCGTAACCCGCACCATCGAAGTCAACGTCCGCGTCCCCGAAATCGCCGGCGACCCCAACCATACCGTCAAGCTCAAGGCCCGCGAACAAGGCATCCTCAACTGGGACCACAAGCTCACCCTCGAGTTCAACGGCGACAACCCCAGCGTCCGCTCCATCTCCATCGCGCCCTTCTCCAAAGCCGTCCCCGAGCCCACCATCTATCTCGCAGGCGACTCCACCGTAGTTGACCAGTACTACGAACCCTGGGCCGCCTGGGGCCAGATGCTCCCGCGCTTCTTCACCCCCGGCGTCGTCATCGCCAACCACGCCGAATCCGGCGAGACAACCCGCTCCTTCGTCTCTGAAAACCGCCTCGCCAAGATCATGTCCCTCATCCAGCCCGGCGACTACCTCTTCATCCAGTTCGCCCACAACGACCAGAAGCCCAATGCCGTCTCCCTCGACGACTACAAAAAACTCCTCGCCGACTACATCGCGCAAACCCGCGCCAAGCAAGCCACTCCCGTCCTAGTCACCAGCATGAACCGCCGCACCTTCGACGCCGACGGCAAGATCACCAACTCCCTCGCCGCCTACCCCGACGCCATGCGCGAAGTCGCCGCCGCCCAGCACGTAGCCCTCATTGACCTCAACGCCATGTCGAAAACCCTCTTCGAAGCTCTCGGCCCTGAAGCCTCCATGAAGGCCTTCATGCACTATCCCGCCAACGCCTACCCCAACCAGACCGAAGCTATCAACGACGACACTCACTTCAACAGCTACGGAGCCTATGAACTAGCCCGCAGCGTCGTCCACGGAATCCGCGAAGCCAACCTCCCCATCGCAAAGTTCCTCACCCCCGACGTCCCCGACTTCGACCCCGCCCACCCCGACTCTCTCACCGACTTCCATCTACCCCCCACCCCCATCCTCCTAAAAACCGATCCCACCAAAATCGGCCAAACCTAA